Proteins encoded in a region of the Pelmatolapia mariae isolate MD_Pm_ZW linkage group LG16_19, Pm_UMD_F_2, whole genome shotgun sequence genome:
- the zfp36l1a gene encoding mRNA decay activator protein ZFP36L1a, translating into MTTAVVSPFFDFEVMNKNKLLSYNNNLGVSHPMSVPCTSTNVPISSSAGPLLDRKAVGSPSVGGVYQRRHSVSSTKFNQNQFLNSLKAVDQSSSLISGVGNASNNKENRLRDRSYSETGERLINKCLGPASPTGSSSQVNSSRYKTELCRPFEENGSCKYGDKCQFAHGIHELRSLSRHPKYKTELCRTFHTIGFCPYGPRCHFIHNAEERRGPPQQSSPLNSMNKMERPRLQHSYSFAGFSNSAGLRDSPTSVTPPPMFFPDEIPDWPSSNPFTYSSQELASLFGPSLNAGPVGTEPNTPAPPSPTSTSYYFRPMLESPQMLESSSSPPDSMSDQEGYQSSSGGSLCGSESPTLDNTRRLPIFSRLSITDD; encoded by the exons ATGACCACAGCCGTGGTATCGCCTTTCTTCGACTTCGAAGTAATGAACAAG AACAAACTTCTCAGCTACAACAACAACCTGGGTGTCTCCCATCCCATGTCTGTTCCTTGCACTAGCACCAACGTGCCCATCTCCAGCTCCGCCGGACCCCTGCTGGACAGGAAGGCGGTGGGATCTCCCTCAGTGGGAGGCGTGTACCAGCGGCGGCACTCTGTCAGCAGCACAAAGTTCAACCAGAACCAATTTCTGAATAGCCTGAAGGCAGTGGACCAGTCCTCCTCACTCATCTCAGGGGTTGGCAATGCCAGCAACAACAAGGAGAACCGCCTGCGAGACCGCTCCTACTCCGAAACCGGCGAGAGGCTCATCAACAAGTGCCTGGGCCCTGCCAGTCCCACCGGCAGCAGCAGCCAAGTGAACTCCAGCCGTTACAAGACAGAGCTCTGCAGGCCCTTTGAGGAGAACGGTTCCTGCAAATATGGCGACAAATGCCAGTTTGCTCACGGAATCCATGAACTGCGCAGCCTGAGCCGCCATCCTAAGTACAAAACTGAGCTGTGCCGCACCTTCCACACCATCGGTTTCTGCCCATACGGGCCTCGCTGCCATTTCATCCACAATGCTGAGGAGCGTCGTGGACCTCCCCAGCAGTCCTCTCCTCTTAACTCTATGAACAAGATGGAGCGACCTCGGCTGCAGCACAGCTACAGCTTTGCTGGTTTCTCCAACTCAGCTGGGCTGAGAGACAGCCCCACCTCAGTCACCCCTCCACCCATGTTCTTCCCTGATGAGATCCCAGACTGGCCCAGCAGTAATCCCTTCACCTACTCCAGCCAGGAGCTGGCCAGCCTGTTCGGGCCCAGTCTCAATGCCGGTCCTGTAGGCACAGAGCCCAACACCCCTGCACCTCCCTCTCCAACAAGCACATCTTACTATTTCAGACCCATGTTGGAGTCCCCTCAGATGTTGGAGTCTTCATCCAGCCCCCCAGACTCTATGTCGGATCAAGAGGGCTACCAGAGCAGCTCTGGTGGCAGCCTGTGTGGCTCCGAGTCCCCCACGCTGGATAACACCCGCCGCCTTCCCATCTTCAGCCGCCTCTCCATCACTGATGACTAG